The following coding sequences lie in one Thermosulfuriphilus ammonigenes genomic window:
- the moaC gene encoding cyclic pyranopterin monophosphate synthase MoaC, giving the protein MKSLSHLDSSGRAKMVDVSEKEETFREAVARGRVLLGKEAFEAAVTGGLKKGDLFTVAKIAGIMAAKKVYELIPLCHPLPVTHVDIDFQLDEQQFAVEIEATVRTKAATGVEMEALCACSLAALTIYDMCKAVSHAIRIEDIRLARKSGGRSGTIILEK; this is encoded by the coding sequence ATGAAATCCCTCAGTCATCTTGATTCCTCCGGGCGGGCTAAGATGGTCGATGTTTCCGAGAAGGAGGAGACCTTCCGGGAGGCGGTAGCCCGTGGCCGGGTTCTTCTCGGAAAAGAAGCCTTCGAGGCTGCGGTGACTGGAGGGCTGAAGAAGGGGGATCTCTTCACGGTGGCCAAGATCGCCGGGATCATGGCTGCTAAAAAGGTATATGAGCTTATCCCCCTTTGTCATCCTCTTCCTGTCACCCATGTGGATATTGATTTTCAACTGGACGAGCAGCAGTTTGCCGTAGAGATAGAGGCCACTGTCCGGACTAAGGCTGCCACCGGTGTGGAAATGGAGGCTCTCTGCGCCTGCTCATTGGCGGCCTTGACCATTTACGATATGTGCAAGGCGGTAAGTCATGCCATACGCATAGAAGACATCCGGCTGGCCCGTAAAAGTGGTGGCCGAAGCGGCACGATAATTCTGGAAAAATGA
- a CDS encoding response regulator, with protein sequence MAERKPKILLVDDEESIHVLYREELEEEGYEVYSALNGEEALKMAEEVDPDLVILDINMPGMDGIEVLRQLKEKKPNRPVILSSAYPEYKQDLASWASDDYIVKSYNLDELKASVKRQLQRVLGG encoded by the coding sequence ATGGCAGAGAGGAAACCCAAAATTTTACTGGTGGATGACGAGGAAAGCATCCATGTCCTTTATCGAGAAGAACTGGAAGAGGAGGGCTATGAGGTTTATTCGGCCTTAAATGGAGAGGAGGCCCTCAAGATGGCCGAGGAGGTGGATCCCGATTTAGTTATTCTGGATATCAACATGCCGGGGATGGATGGTATAGAGGTCTTAAGACAGCTTAAGGAGAAAAAACCTAATCGACCAGTTATCCTCAGCTCGGCCTACCCAGAGTACAAACAGGATCTGGCCTCCTGGGCTTCAGATGACTATATCGTAAAGTCATATAATCTTGATGAGCTCAAGGCCTCGGTCAAACGTCAGCTCCAGCGAGTTCTGGGGGGGTAA
- the dnaJ gene encoding molecular chaperone DnaJ, whose amino-acid sequence MVHHKDYYQILGVARDASAEEIKKAYRRLALKYHPDRNPGDKEAEERFKEASEAYEVLSDPEKRAIYDRFGHQGLSGQGYKTGFDDFQDIFSTFSDLFEEFFGFSSGFGRRESSRPRPGADLRYDLSIDLEEAAKGKEIEIEFTRLEACNTCGGTGLRPGGQRAYCPVCQGRGQVVHSEGFFRISSTCPHCRGAGTINADPCPDCAGQGRLRRKRRLTVDIPPGVDTGTRLRIKREGEAGINGGPPGDLYVVIHVRPHKLFERHGDDLFCEVPINFVKAALGGEIFVETLWGKERITIPRGTQPGERLVLRGLGMPRLRGGGKGDLIVQIQVEIPRKLTRRQEELLREFEALEEEKKEGFFQKIFRREAKG is encoded by the coding sequence ATGGTCCATCATAAAGACTATTATCAAATTTTGGGGGTGGCTCGAGACGCCTCGGCGGAAGAGATTAAAAAGGCCTATCGGCGTCTAGCCCTTAAATACCATCCAGATCGCAATCCCGGAGACAAGGAGGCTGAGGAGCGTTTCAAAGAGGCTTCTGAGGCCTACGAGGTGCTTTCTGATCCGGAAAAGCGAGCTATCTATGATCGCTTTGGTCATCAAGGCCTCTCTGGACAGGGATATAAAACAGGTTTTGATGACTTTCAGGATATATTTTCCACCTTTTCTGACCTGTTTGAGGAATTCTTCGGTTTTTCCTCCGGCTTTGGGCGTCGTGAGTCTTCCCGGCCGAGACCGGGTGCTGATCTGCGCTACGATCTCTCCATTGATCTTGAGGAAGCGGCCAAGGGAAAAGAGATAGAGATAGAATTTACCAGGCTTGAAGCCTGCAATACCTGCGGGGGAACCGGGCTTAGGCCAGGGGGGCAGCGGGCCTATTGTCCTGTTTGTCAGGGCCGGGGCCAAGTGGTTCACTCTGAGGGTTTCTTCCGCATCAGTTCTACCTGTCCTCATTGTCGGGGAGCGGGGACAATTAATGCCGATCCCTGTCCAGATTGTGCTGGTCAGGGGCGTTTGCGTCGTAAACGGCGTCTCACAGTGGATATTCCTCCCGGAGTAGATACGGGGACCCGCCTGCGCATCAAACGGGAAGGGGAGGCAGGAATTAATGGTGGGCCTCCCGGAGATCTTTATGTTGTCATTCATGTCCGGCCCCATAAGCTCTTTGAGCGCCATGGTGATGATCTCTTCTGTGAGGTACCGATAAACTTTGTTAAGGCGGCCCTAGGGGGAGAGATATTCGTAGAGACTCTTTGGGGTAAGGAGCGGATTACCATTCCCCGAGGGACCCAGCCAGGCGAGAGGCTTGTTTTGCGTGGTTTGGGGATGCCCCGTCTGCGGGGAGGGGGAAAAGGAGATTTAATAGTCCAGATTCAGGTAGAGATTCCTCGAAAGCTTACCCGACGCCAGGAAGAGTTGCTTCGGGAGTTTGAGGCTCTAGAAGAGGAAAAGAAGGAAGGCTTCTTCCAAAAGATCTTTCGACGTGAGGCCAAGGGATGA
- the rpoZ gene encoding DNA-directed RNA polymerase subunit omega, with protein MARVTVEDCLRQVPSRFRLVHLAVQRVKQLRKGAQPLVVCENKEIVTALREIAAGSVSLENIKELEKQLEESRIYAALGGKESS; from the coding sequence ATGGCCCGGGTTACTGTAGAAGACTGCTTGAGGCAGGTTCCCAGTCGTTTTCGACTCGTTCACCTGGCGGTTCAACGTGTCAAACAATTACGCAAGGGGGCTCAGCCTCTGGTGGTTTGTGAAAACAAGGAAATAGTCACGGCCTTGCGGGAGATAGCTGCCGGCTCGGTCTCTCTCGAGAACATCAAAGAATTAGAAAAACAACTGGAGGAGAGTCGGATCTACGCTGCCTTAGGGGGCAAAGAAAGTTCTTAA
- a CDS encoding hybrid sensor histidine kinase/response regulator, producing MSPASLEDNRKTISLSLHCRQFLDYLPIAAICWNAEGMILEVNQGAARLLSYKREELLGAKIVNLCPSLAEVFTKGKSVFRRRVSLKCKDGSFIRVDIEGCLLAKEGLVMAFLRRDPLDRLFEPAVWKTLLDSVHLGVVITDVRGRMIRANAAGVRLLGLARGKRNLFELLGFKDEKSQLEARLRSGGQISGVRIFPQGMELWVDIAIHRLSFGERDYLVWIISDVTEQVSLSNALHHSHKFLQNVFDAINDGLSVLDKDLNILGVNSAMERWYGRAEEIVGRKCYEIYQRRREPCPDCPSLRAMETGRTHRKIVPYPSYENPEGWIDLSSYPLRDQGGRIIGVIEYCKDISELKKAQDELLTEKERLITILEGIADGVISTDQEGRVVFINPAARRILEIKENVLGRSFGRVFRLDEASDEVVAGLFAVLKGERQIFEVDDILVPIGDEEEKYLAIRATALRDPQKKGIGMVLVFRDVTEKKKIEEELSRAERLEALGILAGGIAHDFNNILTALAGNLSLATLKIPEDSPARDYLEGALKALDQAKGLTTQLQTFSRGGLPVKKAVSIADLLRETVIFTLRGSNVSPEFDLSSDLLQAEVDPGQIHQVIQNIVINADQAMPHGGKLYIRAENYISEGDEGLEPGVYIKLTFRDQGVGIPENIIDRIFDPYFSTKQKGSGLGLASAYSIVKRHGGTITVESVLGHGSTFTVYLPAIVSKQKTPPRQSCRREQISSSSPPGKVLLMDDDQGVRDVASQMLEGLGYEVALACEGREALELYRQALEAGSPFDLVIMDLTIPGGMGGREAVKRLLELDPRAQVVVSSGYSNDDVMANYQKYGFKGVLAKPFKLEELKRVLEEILPASSQRH from the coding sequence ATGTCACCTGCGTCTCTGGAAGACAACAGGAAGACTATCTCCTTAAGCCTACACTGTCGTCAATTTCTTGACTATCTGCCTATAGCGGCCATCTGCTGGAATGCCGAGGGAATGATCCTTGAGGTCAATCAGGGGGCGGCCAGGCTCTTATCCTATAAAAGAGAGGAACTCCTGGGGGCAAAAATTGTCAATCTTTGTCCATCTCTGGCTGAGGTCTTTACCAAGGGGAAGTCTGTTTTCCGAAGGAGGGTCTCACTTAAATGTAAAGATGGTTCCTTCATTCGAGTGGATATTGAAGGCTGTTTGTTGGCTAAAGAAGGGCTGGTTATGGCCTTCTTGCGCCGAGACCCTCTTGATCGGCTCTTTGAACCTGCCGTTTGGAAAACTCTCTTAGATTCAGTCCACCTCGGAGTAGTGATTACCGATGTTAGGGGGCGAATGATTCGAGCCAATGCGGCCGGGGTTCGTCTGCTTGGTCTGGCCCGCGGAAAGCGGAACCTCTTTGAACTTTTAGGCTTTAAAGATGAAAAGTCTCAACTGGAGGCTCGTTTGCGTTCTGGGGGGCAGATCTCTGGAGTCCGCATTTTCCCTCAGGGTATGGAACTGTGGGTGGACATAGCCATTCATCGTTTGAGTTTCGGGGAGAGGGATTATCTGGTCTGGATTATCAGTGATGTTACTGAACAGGTTTCTCTAAGTAACGCTCTTCATCATAGTCATAAATTTTTACAGAATGTCTTTGATGCCATAAATGATGGTCTAAGTGTTCTTGATAAAGACCTTAATATCCTGGGAGTTAACTCGGCCATGGAACGCTGGTATGGCCGGGCTGAAGAGATCGTTGGTCGTAAGTGTTACGAAATCTATCAAAGGAGAAGAGAGCCCTGTCCAGACTGTCCTTCCCTTCGAGCGATGGAGACTGGTCGGACCCATCGAAAAATCGTTCCCTATCCCTCTTATGAGAATCCGGAAGGTTGGATTGATCTCTCAAGTTATCCCTTGAGGGATCAGGGGGGAAGAATCATTGGAGTCATCGAATACTGTAAAGATATATCCGAGCTTAAGAAGGCCCAGGATGAGCTTTTAACAGAAAAAGAACGTCTAATCACCATATTAGAAGGCATTGCTGATGGAGTTATTTCTACTGATCAAGAGGGTCGAGTTGTTTTTATCAATCCGGCGGCTCGAAGGATTCTGGAGATAAAAGAAAATGTCTTGGGAAGGAGCTTCGGTCGTGTGTTTAGACTTGACGAGGCTTCAGATGAGGTCGTTGCTGGTCTTTTTGCGGTTCTTAAGGGTGAAAGACAGATATTTGAGGTTGATGACATCTTGGTGCCGATTGGGGATGAGGAGGAAAAATATTTGGCTATCAGGGCTACGGCCCTCCGTGATCCCCAAAAGAAGGGGATAGGAATGGTTCTTGTCTTTCGCGATGTAACCGAGAAGAAAAAGATTGAAGAGGAGTTAAGCCGGGCGGAGAGGCTTGAGGCCCTGGGTATCTTGGCCGGAGGAATCGCGCACGACTTTAACAACATTCTTACTGCCTTGGCTGGTAATCTTTCCCTGGCTACCTTGAAGATCCCTGAAGACTCTCCGGCCCGGGATTACCTGGAAGGTGCCCTTAAGGCCCTTGATCAGGCCAAGGGGTTGACCACCCAGCTTCAGACCTTCTCTCGAGGCGGTCTTCCGGTAAAAAAGGCGGTTTCTATCGCTGACCTTCTTCGGGAAACCGTCATCTTTACCCTAAGGGGTTCAAATGTCTCACCTGAATTTGATCTGTCTTCCGATCTCCTTCAGGCTGAGGTGGATCCCGGCCAGATCCATCAAGTCATTCAAAATATAGTTATCAATGCTGATCAGGCTATGCCCCACGGAGGCAAGCTTTACATTCGGGCCGAAAATTATATCTCTGAAGGAGATGAAGGCCTTGAGCCCGGGGTTTATATTAAATTGACTTTTCGCGACCAAGGCGTGGGGATTCCCGAGAATATTATTGATCGAATATTTGACCCTTATTTTTCCACCAAACAAAAAGGAAGCGGTTTGGGATTGGCCTCTGCTTACTCTATTGTCAAAAGACATGGTGGGACTATTACTGTAGAATCCGTCCTCGGTCACGGATCAACCTTTACGGTCTACCTACCGGCTATTGTTTCCAAACAAAAGACCCCCCCCCGTCAGTCTTGCCGGAGGGAGCAGATTTCTAGTTCTAGTCCTCCAGGTAAAGTCCTCCTTATGGATGATGATCAGGGTGTAAGGGATGTGGCTTCTCAGATGCTAGAGGGCCTCGGCTATGAGGTTGCTTTGGCCTGTGAAGGACGAGAAGCCCTTGAACTTTATCGCCAAGCCCTTGAGGCCGGGAGTCCTTTTGATCTGGTGATCATGGATCTGACTATCCCCGGAGGTATGGGAGGCAGAGAGGCTGTAAAGAGACTCCTTGAACTTGATCCTCGGGCTCAGGTGGTAGTTTCCAGCGGATACTCCAATGATGATGTTATGGCTAACTATCAAAAATATGGTTTTAAGGGGGTTTTAGCTAAGCCTTTTAAACTTGAGGAGCTAAAACGGGTCCTGGAAGAGATACTTCCGGCCTCAAGCCAGAGACACTAG
- a CDS encoding glycoside hydrolase family 57 protein: MGDEPLYVAFIWHMHQPFYYDWRRDSLSLPWVRLHATKAYTDMPALLEEYPRVRAIFNLVPSLLKQIKFYESGGDDEFLTLSRKPASELNQRDREFILVNFFSCHWETMVNPYPRYRALLEKRGLSTDQASIRAAVSNFSDQDFLDLQVWFNLTWIGFYLRGDPLIRHLLAKERTYSEEDKNQLLDFQIKVLKEVIPRYRRLLESGQIEISTSPFYHPILPLLIDSDCARRSMPQVALPPRFSFPEDAQAQIKQALDYHEAIFGRRPQGLWPSEGSVSPELVPILEDCGLIWAATDEEILFHSLPDPSPAALFQPYLVNINGARVNMVFRHHGLSDRIGFVYQRNPASQSVEDFIEELRRIRAFCFSHGSGPWLVSIILDGENPWEYYPDGGEAFLRGLYEALSEAKDLETVTLVDFLTSHSPRVSLENLFTGSWINHNFDIWIGGEEENKAWTLLGQTRRWFKEREKELSSAERQAAYEAIMAAEGSDWFWWFGDHFSSNYDAEFDRLFRGHLVRVYESCGHHPPAELSLSIRRLRRVEPQRTPVGFISPVIDGKVSHFLEWSGSGYYSLSDFGSAMYLGPGLIEAVYFGFNLKEIFFRLDPQEPLNNWPEDIEINIILSGRHKAVLSFKPRAENIIDTYRIRLDDRVISARQEGGKLAVAKIIELSIPFSVLNFRVGENVIFWIEILEKGLVRERVPRMSYLSFTVPDENFEQIFWQV, translated from the coding sequence ATGGGGGATGAGCCCCTGTATGTGGCCTTTATCTGGCACATGCATCAGCCCTTTTATTATGATTGGCGTCGCGATTCCTTAAGCCTTCCCTGGGTAAGACTTCATGCTACCAAGGCTTACACCGATATGCCGGCCCTTCTTGAGGAATACCCTCGAGTAAGGGCCATCTTCAACCTTGTCCCCTCGTTGCTCAAACAGATAAAGTTCTATGAGAGTGGTGGGGATGATGAATTCCTAACCCTCTCCCGTAAGCCGGCCTCCGAGCTTAATCAGCGAGATCGAGAGTTTATCCTGGTCAATTTTTTTAGCTGTCACTGGGAGACCATGGTCAATCCCTATCCCCGCTATCGAGCCCTTCTAGAAAAGAGAGGCCTCTCCACGGATCAGGCTTCCATTCGGGCCGCGGTATCGAATTTTTCTGATCAAGATTTTCTTGATCTTCAGGTCTGGTTTAATCTAACCTGGATAGGCTTTTATTTGCGAGGAGATCCTCTTATCCGTCACCTTTTAGCTAAGGAGCGAACCTACTCTGAAGAAGATAAAAATCAGCTTCTTGATTTTCAGATTAAGGTTCTAAAAGAAGTTATTCCTCGTTACCGGCGTCTCCTGGAGAGTGGCCAGATAGAGATTAGCACCAGCCCTTTCTATCATCCCATCCTGCCGCTACTTATAGATAGCGATTGCGCCCGGCGATCTATGCCCCAGGTGGCCCTTCCTCCCCGATTTTCCTTCCCGGAAGATGCCCAGGCCCAGATAAAACAAGCTTTAGACTATCATGAGGCCATCTTTGGCAGGCGTCCTCAGGGATTGTGGCCCTCTGAAGGCTCGGTCTCGCCGGAACTTGTGCCCATTCTTGAGGACTGTGGTCTTATCTGGGCGGCTACTGATGAGGAGATCCTCTTCCATAGCCTTCCTGATCCCTCTCCGGCGGCCCTGTTTCAACCATATCTGGTGAACATAAACGGGGCCCGGGTAAATATGGTCTTTCGGCATCATGGGCTCTCGGATCGGATTGGTTTTGTCTATCAGCGCAATCCGGCCTCTCAAAGTGTGGAGGATTTTATCGAGGAGTTGAGGCGTATCAGGGCATTTTGTTTTTCTCATGGGTCGGGTCCCTGGTTGGTTTCGATAATTCTTGATGGAGAAAATCCCTGGGAGTACTACCCCGATGGGGGGGAGGCCTTTTTGCGGGGCCTCTATGAGGCCCTATCCGAGGCTAAAGACCTGGAAACCGTTACCTTGGTCGATTTCCTGACCAGTCATTCCCCCCGTGTCTCTCTGGAGAATCTTTTTACCGGTTCCTGGATTAACCATAATTTTGACATCTGGATCGGCGGCGAGGAAGAGAATAAGGCCTGGACTTTACTTGGTCAGACTCGAAGATGGTTTAAAGAGCGAGAGAAAGAGCTATCTTCGGCAGAGCGTCAAGCGGCCTATGAGGCTATCATGGCTGCCGAAGGAAGTGATTGGTTTTGGTGGTTCGGGGATCACTTCTCCAGTAATTATGATGCCGAGTTTGATCGGCTCTTTCGGGGGCATCTTGTCAGAGTATATGAGAGTTGTGGGCATCATCCTCCCGCTGAGTTGTCCCTGTCTATCAGACGTCTCCGGCGGGTAGAACCCCAGCGAACTCCAGTGGGGTTTATCTCCCCGGTAATAGACGGAAAGGTAAGCCATTTTCTGGAATGGAGTGGTTCGGGTTACTATAGCCTTTCTGATTTTGGTTCGGCCATGTATCTGGGGCCTGGTTTGATTGAGGCCGTCTATTTCGGTTTTAATCTGAAAGAGATCTTCTTCAGGTTAGACCCTCAAGAGCCTTTAAACAATTGGCCTGAAGATATCGAAATTAATATTATTCTTTCGGGCAGACACAAGGCCGTTCTTAGCTTTAAACCGCGGGCCGAAAATATAATAGATACATATCGGATACGTCTCGACGATCGGGTCATTTCCGCTAGGCAGGAGGGAGGAAAGCTGGCTGTCGCCAAGATAATTGAGCTTTCGATCCCCTTTTCGGTGCTCAATTTTAGGGTTGGAGAAAATGTCATTTTTTGGATAGAAATTCTGGAAAAGGGTCTGGTCAGGGAAAGAGTGCCCCGGATGAGCTATCTTTCCTTTACAGTCCCAGACGAAAATTTCGAGCAAATCTTCTGGCAGGTCTGA
- the dksA gene encoding RNA polymerase-binding protein DksA, giving the protein MDQEKLEYFRNLLQEKLKTLLSEAEKTLTDLTESGLNCPDPTDRAVLESDRGFELRIRDRERKFIRKIQAALERIDEGTYGICEECGEEISLKRLEARPEASLCIECKRRQEQLEKIKGG; this is encoded by the coding sequence ATGGATCAGGAAAAGCTGGAATACTTCAGGAACCTTTTGCAAGAGAAGTTAAAAACCCTTTTGTCTGAAGCCGAGAAGACCCTTACCGATCTTACTGAAAGCGGACTTAACTGCCCGGATCCAACTGATCGGGCGGTTTTGGAGTCTGATCGAGGTTTTGAACTTCGTATCCGGGATCGAGAGAGAAAGTTCATTCGTAAAATTCAGGCAGCCCTGGAGAGAATCGATGAAGGGACCTATGGTATATGTGAAGAGTGTGGAGAGGAAATCAGCCTCAAACGTCTAGAGGCCCGGCCGGAGGCCTCACTGTGTATCGAGTGTAAGAGGAGACAGGAGCAGTTGGAAAAGATCAAAGGGGGCTAA
- the galT gene encoding galactose-1-phosphate uridylyltransferase yields the protein MPELRKDPIVGRWVIIAKERGKRPSDFVVEKEKTKGGFCPLCPGHEYTTPPEVLAYGRPPGAPPNSPDWTLRVVPNKYPALIIEGDLWKEGEGIYDKMNGIGAHEVIVETPNHQETLADIPPERLVQVYWAYRDRMVDLARDHRFRYVMIFKNFGQAAGASLEHSHSQLIALPIVPQLVREEIKGAKLYYDYKERCIFCDIIHQELQQNIRIICENEEFLCISPFAPRSPFEMWILPKRHHSDFRSVDDKQFRALAEIFSEALRRLDAAIPRCPFNYVLHTAPLRESYLEHYHWHFEIMPKLTRIAGFEWGTGFYINPTPPEEAARFLREITL from the coding sequence ATGCCTGAATTGCGAAAAGACCCCATCGTGGGGCGGTGGGTGATTATTGCTAAGGAGCGGGGCAAGCGTCCCTCGGATTTCGTTGTCGAGAAAGAAAAGACGAAGGGCGGGTTCTGTCCCCTCTGCCCTGGGCACGAGTACACCACCCCTCCGGAGGTTTTGGCCTACGGGAGACCGCCGGGAGCCCCTCCCAATAGTCCGGACTGGACCCTTCGGGTAGTACCCAACAAGTATCCGGCCCTTATCATAGAAGGAGATCTCTGGAAGGAGGGAGAGGGTATCTATGATAAGATGAACGGCATTGGTGCCCACGAAGTCATCGTTGAGACCCCCAATCATCAGGAAACTCTAGCCGATATTCCTCCGGAGAGATTGGTTCAGGTCTATTGGGCCTATCGGGATCGTATGGTCGATTTGGCTCGAGATCATCGTTTCCGCTATGTGATGATATTTAAAAATTTTGGTCAGGCCGCTGGAGCATCTTTGGAGCATTCCCATTCCCAGCTTATCGCCCTTCCTATTGTCCCCCAGCTGGTTCGTGAGGAGATAAAGGGGGCCAAACTCTATTATGATTATAAAGAACGCTGTATCTTCTGCGATATAATCCACCAAGAACTTCAACAGAACATCCGAATTATTTGCGAAAATGAAGAATTTCTCTGTATAAGCCCCTTTGCCCCCCGGTCACCCTTTGAAATGTGGATTCTCCCTAAAAGGCATCATTCTGACTTTCGTAGTGTGGATGACAAACAATTTCGAGCTTTGGCTGAAATTTTTTCTGAAGCCTTAAGAAGGCTCGATGCCGCTATCCCTCGCTGTCCCTTTAACTATGTTCTTCATACGGCTCCCCTGAGGGAGTCTTACCTTGAACACTACCACTGGCATTTTGAAATTATGCCCAAGCTTACTCGTATCGCCGGTTTTGAATGGGGCACCGGGTTTTATATTAATCCTACGCCTCCAGAGGAGGCGGCCAGATTTTTAAGAGAAATCACCCTTTAG
- a CDS encoding ATP-binding protein: protein MGLKEALCLLETLSGQDRPQPRLERILEVLLHLMGLERGGIYLRDLDRRILTPLVTIGLSPDTPDDSPDNVLGYVLLNGEPLFRKRIDNEDEAFASPIFRGVASCALLPWSEEPRGVLILLSSQPRDWSLEEKDFCLLGLRLIIQLIREIGLVEEIRDQGRLVRLVKRLNQAFHPAHDLTKTLNSLVEGLQETLELSGVAAKLDLRGKIIQARSGRLPEYCEGTCLRAAETKVLLCEEALVFRGEIRPYQTVVCLPFEIPRGQGGLCLFSPEGKDGLCRALYILRPLLSILSRGLSTLVALEEVRQQAQKNQVVAEQLTGLYEIGLHLLVPSSPHDIAQEFLYQLTTHPGLSCPKAALVLKRDHRRYLAEVREEGRVIFSGSVSLPREGLPPEIANLMGPDPLIYPLMAGPESLGVLVLEGVPSYQDDRGFRLLASYLAVSLEKALLYSGLERANRELLITKDRLVDSEKRAALGELAAAIAHEIRNPLSILGGLAHRATRAKSYEEVQKYLQRLISQVARLEKVLRGLLDVNYRCPQCFGQEDLNRLVEEALFLLEKEIGARGLRVEKDFQSLPPVDCDGQEIRYVLSCLILNAIQAMGEGGVLSIKTYSVAEPDPGVVCEVSDTGGGIPLEILPNIFNPFFGTKRSRGLGLALAYRIVRFHEGEILVDNRPGKGATFIVRLPLRGKSRRIFRKE from the coding sequence TTGGGTCTCAAAGAAGCGCTCTGTCTCCTTGAAACCCTCTCCGGCCAGGACAGGCCTCAACCCCGCTTAGAGAGAATTCTAGAGGTTCTTCTCCATCTGATGGGCCTTGAGCGGGGAGGGATTTACCTTCGGGATCTTGATCGTCGAATTCTAACGCCTCTGGTTACGATAGGTTTGAGCCCGGACACGCCAGATGATTCTCCCGATAATGTCTTGGGCTACGTGCTTCTTAATGGCGAGCCTCTGTTTAGAAAGCGTATAGATAATGAAGATGAGGCCTTTGCCTCTCCAATTTTTCGGGGGGTGGCCTCCTGTGCCCTTCTTCCATGGTCAGAAGAGCCTAGAGGGGTTTTGATTCTCCTTTCCTCTCAGCCGAGAGATTGGTCTTTAGAGGAAAAGGACTTTTGCCTTTTAGGGCTCCGGTTGATTATCCAGCTCATCCGGGAGATTGGCCTGGTTGAAGAAATTAGAGATCAAGGACGTCTAGTCCGGCTTGTCAAACGTTTAAATCAGGCCTTCCATCCCGCTCATGATCTGACGAAAACTTTGAACTCTCTGGTGGAAGGCCTTCAGGAGACCTTGGAGCTCTCCGGTGTGGCCGCTAAGCTGGATTTAAGGGGTAAGATTATTCAGGCCCGTTCAGGAAGATTGCCTGAGTACTGTGAGGGTACTTGCCTGCGGGCGGCGGAGACTAAAGTCCTTCTTTGCGAAGAGGCTCTGGTCTTCCGAGGGGAAATTAGGCCCTACCAGACTGTGGTTTGCCTTCCCTTTGAGATCCCACGAGGTCAGGGGGGCCTCTGTCTCTTTTCTCCTGAAGGCAAAGATGGGCTTTGCCGGGCCCTTTACATTCTAAGACCTCTCTTAAGCATCCTTTCTCGGGGGCTTTCTACCCTTGTCGCCTTGGAGGAAGTGCGCCAGCAGGCCCAGAAAAACCAGGTTGTTGCTGAACAACTTACCGGCCTCTACGAAATAGGCCTTCATCTCCTGGTCCCCAGTAGCCCTCATGATATCGCTCAGGAGTTTCTTTATCAGCTAACCACCCATCCTGGTCTTTCCTGCCCCAAGGCAGCTCTGGTTCTCAAAAGGGATCATCGTCGCTATCTGGCCGAGGTTCGAGAAGAAGGTAGGGTGATTTTTAGTGGTTCTGTTTCTCTACCCCGGGAGGGGTTACCTCCCGAAATAGCAAATCTTATGGGGCCTGATCCCCTGATTTACCCTCTTATGGCCGGGCCAGAGTCTTTAGGGGTTCTGGTCTTAGAAGGGGTTCCTTCTTACCAGGACGATCGGGGGTTCCGACTTTTAGCCAGTTATTTAGCCGTCAGTCTGGAAAAGGCCCTTCTTTACTCCGGCCTTGAACGGGCCAACAGGGAGCTTTTGATCACCAAAGATCGTCTTGTGGATTCTGAAAAGAGGGCCGCTCTTGGTGAATTGGCGGCAGCCATTGCCCACGAAATCCGCAATCCCTTAAGCATCTTGGGAGGCCTGGCCCACCGGGCGACGAGAGCTAAATCTTACGAAGAGGTTCAAAAATATCTCCAACGTCTAATCTCTCAAGTGGCTCGTCTGGAGAAGGTCCTGCGGGGCCTTTTGGATGTTAACTATCGCTGCCCTCAATGTTTTGGTCAGGAGGATCTCAATCGTCTGGTAGAAGAGGCCCTTTTCCTGCTGGAAAAGGAGATAGGAGCCCGAGGGCTAAGGGTAGAGAAAGATTTTCAGAGTTTACCCCCGGTGGATTGTGATGGTCAGGAGATTCGTTATGTCCTCTCCTGTCTTATTCTTAACGCCATCCAGGCCATGGGTGAGGGCGGAGTCCTAAGTATTAAGACCTATTCTGTTGCCGAGCCTGATCCTGGAGTTGTTTGCGAGGTAAGCGATACCGGTGGAGGAATCCCTTTAGAGATTTTGCCCAACATATTTAACCCTTTCTTTGGGACCAAAAGAAGCCGGGGTCTGGGCTTGGCCCTGGCCTACCGCATTGTTCGTTTTCATGAGGGGGAAATCTTGGTGGATAATCGGCCGGGTAAGGGAGCAACATTTATTGTCAGACTGCCCCTTAGAGGTAAGAGCAGAAGAATTTTCAGAAAGGAGTGA